One genomic segment of Rhizobium gallicum bv. gallicum R602sp includes these proteins:
- a CDS encoding peptide ABC transporter substrate-binding protein, with protein sequence MTERSNTKSNYSRRDALRLMAIGGAAGLIAPNLLGKPAFAQSPPASPTGRVVVGLSQEPTVFNPLMAHTEVDDALHFSVFDALFRIDPKGVLQPNLAVEVPSQKNGGISKDGLQWRIRLRDDVRWHDGEPFTAEDVKFTLELITNPKFRAWRTSGHSLLRDITVVSPTEVTWRMESIFAPYLSFLAETFMVPKHILEKEADPNAAAFSQAPVGTGAFKWAQRIAGDHIELVANTEYFGEGPYIERLVLKYIPDMTVLYTQFVSGDIDLVDQAYITADHYQEASKLSGRVVSLEPGASVESIYLNLEKPQFKDPAVRQALYAAIDRQAILEGIYYGVHALTETFMPQNSYYYNPNLPAQEYSLDRARQILDEAGWVPGSDGIRAKDGVRLSFSNATTAGNNLREQVQQFLQQSFAEIGVEMTISNLPGAVMWGDFWLKSQFDSAISGVTYVIAADPDVTNRLHTSAIVAKGGKGSNTGQYSNPEVDALLEKGARTFDPEARRAIYLRVQEIVRQDLPFLPLFAYTNVFGRKEGLEGFKPNANTRVASWHAAGWHWKS encoded by the coding sequence ATGACTGAACGCTCAAACACCAAATCAAACTACTCGCGGCGCGATGCACTGCGATTGATGGCGATAGGCGGGGCTGCAGGCCTTATTGCGCCCAATCTGTTGGGCAAACCCGCCTTCGCCCAGAGCCCTCCAGCGAGCCCCACCGGCCGCGTCGTCGTCGGACTTTCGCAGGAACCCACTGTCTTCAACCCGCTGATGGCGCATACCGAAGTCGACGACGCACTGCATTTCTCGGTGTTCGATGCGCTCTTTAGAATCGACCCCAAGGGCGTTCTTCAGCCCAATCTCGCGGTCGAAGTGCCAAGCCAGAAGAACGGCGGCATTTCAAAGGACGGCCTGCAGTGGCGCATTCGTCTGCGTGATGACGTCCGCTGGCACGACGGCGAGCCCTTCACCGCCGAGGATGTGAAGTTCACTCTCGAACTCATTACCAATCCGAAATTCCGCGCGTGGCGCACGAGCGGCCACTCGTTGTTGCGCGATATTACTGTGGTCTCACCCACCGAGGTCACCTGGCGGATGGAGAGCATTTTTGCTCCCTACCTGTCGTTTCTTGCAGAAACCTTCATGGTGCCCAAGCACATTCTCGAAAAAGAGGCCGATCCCAACGCCGCCGCCTTCAGCCAGGCGCCTGTCGGTACTGGCGCATTCAAGTGGGCGCAGCGCATTGCCGGCGACCATATCGAACTCGTCGCGAACACGGAATATTTCGGGGAAGGTCCATATATCGAGCGGCTCGTCCTCAAATACATTCCTGACATGACGGTGCTCTACACCCAGTTTGTGAGCGGCGACATCGACCTTGTCGACCAGGCATACATTACCGCTGACCATTACCAGGAAGCCAGCAAATTGTCAGGTCGCGTGGTCAGCCTCGAGCCTGGGGCCTCGGTCGAGTCGATCTATCTCAATCTTGAGAAGCCGCAATTCAAGGACCCGGCGGTCCGCCAAGCGCTCTACGCCGCAATCGATAGGCAAGCGATCCTCGAAGGAATTTATTACGGGGTCCACGCCCTCACCGAGACGTTCATGCCGCAGAATTCCTACTACTACAATCCGAACCTGCCGGCGCAGGAGTACAGCCTGGACCGGGCGCGCCAGATCCTTGACGAGGCGGGCTGGGTGCCGGGATCGGACGGAATCCGCGCGAAGGATGGCGTTCGGTTGTCGTTCTCCAACGCAACGACGGCAGGCAACAATCTGCGTGAGCAGGTGCAGCAGTTCCTGCAGCAATCGTTCGCCGAGATCGGCGTCGAAATGACCATATCCAATCTGCCTGGAGCAGTCATGTGGGGAGATTTTTGGCTTAAGTCGCAGTTCGATTCCGCAATTTCCGGAGTAACCTATGTGATTGCGGCCGACCCCGACGTCACCAACCGCCTGCACACCAGCGCAATTGTTGCAAAGGGCGGAAAGGGTTCGAACACCGGCCAATACTCCAATCCGGAGGTCGACGCGCTGCTCGAAAAGGGTGCCCGGACCTTCGACCCGGAAGCCCGGCGCGCCATCTATCTTCGTGTGCAGGAAATCGTCCGTCAGGACCTGCCGTTCCTGCCGCTGTTTGCCTACACCAACGTGTTCGGGCGCAAAGAAGGGCTCGAGGGCTTCAAGCCGAACGCCAACACCCGCGTCGCATCCTGGCATGCTGCCGGATGGCATTGGAAGAGCTGA
- a CDS encoding ABC transporter permease — MRSFLLNRLSQSLVLLLIVSVIGFVVLNLIPGGPLAQFGLDPSMTQADLDRLKEQLGLNRPLWMQYLDWAWRLVQGDWGTSFRDGAPVLDVIGRHIFATLLLMGSSTVIAIAVGTWIGIRGATHRYSVFDYLGTVGAMVALSIPTFWFGLVGIYVFSLQLGWLPAGNMYTIGDGSALNYIHHLILPSIVLALVHVAIWSRYMRSATLDVISQEFVKTARAKGLSERRILMKHVVGNALLPMITLAGMQLPSILTGALVTETVFTWPGMGRLFLDSLGYSDYPVVMGLLMFSAILVILGNLIADVAVALIDPRIRLS; from the coding sequence ATGCGCAGCTTCCTACTTAACAGGCTCTCCCAGAGCCTTGTCCTGCTCCTGATCGTTTCGGTCATCGGGTTCGTCGTCCTGAACCTGATCCCGGGTGGCCCATTGGCACAATTTGGGCTCGACCCCAGCATGACCCAGGCTGATCTCGACCGTCTCAAAGAACAACTCGGGCTGAACCGTCCGTTATGGATGCAATATCTGGACTGGGCCTGGCGCCTTGTGCAGGGTGACTGGGGCACTTCCTTCCGCGACGGTGCGCCGGTTCTGGACGTGATCGGCCGGCACATTTTTGCGACACTGTTGTTGATGGGATCATCCACGGTAATCGCGATCGCCGTCGGAACATGGATCGGCATCCGTGGCGCCACGCACCGCTATTCGGTATTCGATTATCTGGGGACGGTCGGCGCCATGGTGGCGCTGTCGATCCCGACCTTCTGGTTCGGGCTTGTCGGGATCTATGTCTTTTCGCTCCAGTTGGGCTGGCTGCCGGCCGGCAACATGTACACGATCGGGGATGGCTCGGCACTGAATTACATCCATCACCTGATCCTGCCGAGCATCGTGCTGGCGCTGGTCCATGTCGCCATCTGGAGCCGCTACATGCGATCCGCTACCCTTGACGTCATCAGCCAGGAATTCGTCAAGACGGCTCGTGCCAAGGGACTGAGCGAGCGGCGGATCTTGATGAAGCATGTCGTCGGCAATGCACTGCTGCCGATGATTACGCTTGCGGGAATGCAGCTTCCAAGCATCCTTACCGGGGCACTGGTCACAGAGACTGTATTTACCTGGCCCGGAATGGGTCGGCTGTTCCTGGATAGCCTCGGCTACAGCGACTACCCGGTGGTGATGGGGTTGCTGATGTTTTCGGCCATCCTTGTGATCCTTGGGAATCTCATCGCCGACGTCGCCGTCGCCCTTATCGATCCCCGTATCCGTTTGAGTTAA
- a CDS encoding ABC transporter permease, protein MTAIAANSSLDHWWNSRTARRFMSHHLALLGMVMIALLTLACVLGPHLLPYDSLYIDLRARFAPPLTGSHYLGTDPLGRDVAARLFMAGRISLLVGFSAMLLSTLIGTLVGVIAGYRGGWIGASLMRTVDGFLAFPSIFLVLALAAALKPSPIMITVVIAVSSWMEVARIVEAEVHSLREREFVQAGRMLGLSGTHIMFREILPNAIGPIIVAATLTVARAILMEAYISFLGYGIQPPLPSWGNMLNGAQQYLGSAPWLAIIPGAAITIAVTSFNFIGDGLRDAFDVRGDHT, encoded by the coding sequence ATGACCGCCATCGCCGCAAATTCGAGCCTGGACCATTGGTGGAACAGCCGAACCGCACGCCGATTTATGAGTCACCATCTGGCTCTGCTCGGGATGGTCATGATCGCCTTATTAACGCTGGCCTGTGTCTTGGGTCCTCACCTGCTGCCCTATGATTCACTTTATATCGATCTGCGCGCCCGTTTTGCCCCGCCATTGACGGGCAGCCACTATCTGGGCACCGATCCCTTAGGACGGGATGTCGCAGCGCGACTGTTTATGGCGGGACGGATTTCCCTGCTCGTCGGCTTTTCCGCCATGCTCTTGTCGACGCTGATCGGAACGCTCGTGGGCGTGATTGCGGGCTACCGTGGCGGCTGGATCGGGGCGTCGCTGATGCGCACGGTCGATGGTTTCCTTGCATTTCCGTCGATCTTCCTGGTGCTGGCTCTCGCAGCAGCCCTCAAACCCAGCCCGATCATGATTACCGTTGTCATCGCCGTCTCCAGCTGGATGGAGGTTGCCCGCATCGTCGAGGCCGAGGTCCACTCGCTTCGCGAGCGCGAGTTCGTCCAGGCCGGGCGCATGTTGGGGTTAAGCGGAACGCATATCATGTTCCGCGAGATCCTGCCCAACGCCATCGGTCCGATCATCGTCGCTGCCACCCTGACTGTTGCCCGTGCGATCCTCATGGAGGCCTACATCAGCTTCCTTGGTTATGGAATTCAGCCACCTCTGCCCAGTTGGGGCAACATGCTGAACGGCGCGCAGCAGTATCTGGGCAGTGCACCTTGGCTGGCGATCATTCCTGGTGCCGCCATTACCATCGCCGTTACCAGCTTCAACTTCATTGGCGACGGGCTTCGCGACGCGTTCGATGTTCGCGGGGATCATACCTGA
- a CDS encoding NAD(P)/FAD-dependent oxidoreductase — MEQSRIADKNSPYWWEAAPVKPLPRQPLAKKLDVAIIGAGYAGLSAGLVLARDGRSVAAFDAMNPGEGASSRNGGITSGSIRPDYATIARRFGEDKAIAIEAEGKIAREFLYDFIRTEGLDCDFNLVGQFKGVIGFDQYEKTARSAETLAKRLGIESYAVPYTEQRNYIGTDFYRGGMVRMDIGGLHPAKFHAELLRVALASGLTVHSGTRVTSVEKDGSGFRVVTSAGTIQARQVLVCTDGYTDGAVPFLRRRLVPVRSRIIVTEELASDVMARLMPKQMMMVEGKQLGFYYRPTPDGKRILLGGRDSSRVGDPDAPKLLLRRGLVDLFPELENVRLSHTWFGNVAMHRDMLPRIFEKDGVVYATGFCGSGVVWAPWVGMHAAHKLLGHGQEARTAFDFRPPAFIPFYNGNPWFMPAIIQGYRIQDQINLYRASR, encoded by the coding sequence ATGGAACAGAGCAGAATTGCCGACAAGAATTCGCCCTACTGGTGGGAAGCGGCACCCGTCAAACCACTGCCACGGCAGCCGCTGGCCAAGAAGCTCGACGTGGCGATCATAGGCGCCGGATACGCCGGGTTGTCGGCCGGGCTCGTTCTGGCGCGCGACGGGCGTTCGGTCGCGGCCTTCGATGCGATGAACCCCGGCGAGGGCGCCTCGTCGCGCAATGGCGGTATTACCAGCGGAAGCATCCGGCCAGACTACGCCACGATCGCCCGGCGCTTCGGCGAAGACAAAGCTATCGCCATCGAGGCCGAGGGCAAGATCGCCCGCGAGTTCCTCTATGACTTCATCAGGACCGAAGGGCTGGATTGCGACTTCAACCTGGTCGGCCAGTTCAAGGGCGTTATCGGGTTCGACCAGTACGAGAAGACCGCCCGCAGCGCCGAGACCCTGGCCAAACGACTGGGTATCGAGTCTTACGCCGTGCCGTATACCGAACAACGCAACTACATCGGCACCGATTTCTATCGCGGCGGCATGGTGCGGATGGATATTGGCGGGCTGCATCCGGCCAAGTTCCACGCTGAGCTCCTAAGGGTGGCACTGGCTTCGGGACTGACGGTCCATTCCGGGACGCGTGTGACTTCTGTAGAGAAAGATGGCTCCGGGTTCCGTGTCGTGACGTCGGCCGGCACGATCCAAGCTCGCCAGGTCCTGGTCTGCACGGACGGCTATACCGATGGTGCTGTGCCTTTCCTGCGCCGCCGGCTGGTGCCGGTTCGCAGCCGCATTATCGTAACCGAGGAACTCGCATCGGACGTCATGGCGCGGCTGATGCCGAAGCAGATGATGATGGTTGAAGGCAAGCAGCTGGGATTTTACTATCGCCCAACACCCGACGGCAAACGCATTCTCCTGGGAGGGCGCGACAGTTCTCGCGTCGGTGATCCTGACGCGCCGAAGCTGCTTTTGCGCCGCGGCCTGGTCGATCTTTTCCCTGAACTGGAAAACGTGCGCCTGTCGCACACCTGGTTTGGGAATGTGGCGATGCATCGCGACATGCTGCCCCGCATCTTCGAAAAGGACGGCGTGGTCTATGCGACGGGATTCTGCGGATCGGGGGTTGTCTGGGCACCGTGGGTGGGCATGCACGCGGCGCACAAGCTGCTAGGCCATGGGCAAGAGGCGCGCACTGCGTTCGACTTCCGACCGCCGGCCTTCATTCCGTTTTACAACGGCAATCCATGGTTCATGCCGGCCATCATTCAAGGCTATCGCATCCAGGACCAAATCAACCTATACCGCGCGAGCCGCTGA
- a CDS encoding NAD-dependent succinate-semialdehyde dehydrogenase, whose protein sequence is MLQLNDKDLFRQAGLIGGAWLGAATGKTIDVVDPASQTTLGTVPDMGTTEIRAAIQAASGAFAPWKKTTHAERAALLERWHALMMENIEDLAQLLTLEQGKPLDEARAEIRYGASFVKWFAEEARRIGGHTIPSPTADRRIVVLKDAVGVCAIVTPWNFPNAMITRKVAPALAAGCTVVIKPSEFTPYSALALGVLARRAGIPAGVINIVTGMPTEIGNEIMANETVRKISFTGSTRVGSLLMRGAADSIKRLSLELGGNAPFIVFDDADLDLAVEGAIASKFRNGGQTCVCANRILVQDSVYDAFAEKLGARVNAMKVGPGTEPGIAIGPMINAAAIEKINLHIEDALAKGAKVVARGSSLPEGKQYIAPIVLAGATGDMLLASAETFGPVAPLFRFETEEEAIDIANGTPFGLAAYFYTENLKRSWRVGEALEFGMIGLNTGAISTEVAPFGGVKQSGLGREGAQVGIEEYLEMKSFHIGGLS, encoded by the coding sequence ATGCTTCAGTTGAACGACAAAGATCTATTCCGGCAGGCCGGCCTGATCGGCGGTGCCTGGTTGGGTGCCGCCACGGGTAAGACGATCGACGTCGTCGATCCCGCGAGCCAGACGACTCTGGGCACCGTTCCGGATATGGGTACCACCGAGATCCGCGCAGCCATTCAGGCAGCCAGCGGCGCGTTTGCACCCTGGAAGAAAACGACCCATGCCGAGCGCGCCGCCCTGCTCGAGCGCTGGCATGCATTGATGATGGAAAATATCGAGGATCTTGCGCAACTCCTCACGCTTGAACAGGGCAAGCCACTCGACGAAGCCCGCGCGGAGATTCGTTATGGCGCGTCCTTTGTGAAGTGGTTTGCCGAGGAGGCCCGCCGCATCGGCGGCCACACCATTCCCTCGCCGACGGCGGATCGCCGCATCGTCGTGCTTAAGGATGCGGTCGGTGTCTGCGCCATCGTCACACCTTGGAACTTTCCGAACGCGATGATCACGCGCAAGGTGGCCCCCGCATTGGCGGCCGGTTGTACGGTGGTGATCAAGCCCTCTGAGTTCACGCCCTATTCGGCGCTCGCCCTCGGTGTCCTTGCCCGGCGCGCTGGCATTCCGGCTGGCGTCATCAACATCGTCACCGGCATGCCGACGGAGATCGGCAACGAGATCATGGCGAACGAAACGGTACGCAAGATCTCCTTCACCGGGTCCACGCGCGTCGGTTCGCTGCTGATGCGCGGCGCTGCCGACAGTATCAAGCGATTGTCGCTCGAACTCGGCGGCAATGCACCCTTCATCGTCTTCGACGATGCCGATCTCGACCTTGCCGTCGAGGGTGCCATTGCGTCCAAGTTCCGAAATGGCGGGCAGACCTGCGTCTGCGCCAACCGGATTCTCGTTCAGGACAGCGTCTACGACGCTTTTGCCGAGAAGCTCGGCGCGCGCGTCAACGCCATGAAGGTCGGCCCGGGAACCGAGCCCGGCATCGCCATAGGTCCGATGATCAACGCTGCGGCGATCGAGAAGATCAACCTTCATATCGAAGACGCGCTGGCAAAGGGCGCGAAGGTGGTAGCACGGGGCAGTTCGCTGCCGGAAGGCAAACAGTACATCGCGCCGATCGTGCTTGCCGGGGCGACGGGCGACATGCTGCTCGCCAGTGCGGAAACGTTCGGCCCCGTTGCTCCGCTCTTCCGCTTCGAGACGGAAGAAGAAGCGATCGATATCGCCAACGGCACGCCCTTCGGCCTCGCCGCTTATTTCTACACCGAGAACCTCAAGCGCTCCTGGCGTGTCGGGGAGGCACTCGAATTCGGCATGATCGGTCTCAACACAGGGGCTATTTCCACCGAAGTGGCGCCTTTCGGCGGCGTCAAGCAGTCGGGGCTAGGGCGCGAGGGCGCGCAGGTCGGCATTGAGGAATATCTAGAAATGAAGAGCTTCCACATTGGCGGCCTGAGTTAA
- a CDS encoding haloacid dehalogenase type II: MTLPRPKYITFDCYGTLTNFQMAEAARDLYGEQLDEPRMAEFIRNFAAYRLDEILGDWKPYAEVVHNSIERTCKRNGINFKEEDARMVYERVPTWGPHADVPAGLAKVAKEIPLVILSNAMNSQIMSNVEKLGAPFHAVYTAEQAQAYKPRLRAFEYMFDMLGCGPEDVVHCSSSFRYDHMSANDIGIKNKVWVNRGHEPANPFYGYVEIADISGLPGVFGL, translated from the coding sequence ATGACTCTCCCGCGTCCGAAATACATAACCTTCGACTGCTATGGCACCTTAACCAACTTCCAGATGGCGGAAGCGGCGCGCGACCTTTACGGCGAACAGCTCGATGAGCCGCGCATGGCCGAGTTCATCCGGAATTTTGCCGCGTATCGTCTCGATGAAATCTTGGGCGATTGGAAGCCCTATGCCGAAGTCGTTCACAATTCGATCGAACGCACCTGCAAGCGCAACGGCATCAATTTCAAAGAAGAAGATGCCCGCATGGTCTACGAGCGCGTGCCGACCTGGGGTCCGCATGCCGATGTGCCGGCCGGCCTTGCCAAGGTCGCGAAAGAGATTCCGCTGGTGATCCTGTCGAATGCGATGAACTCGCAGATCATGTCGAACGTCGAAAAACTCGGCGCCCCGTTCCATGCCGTCTACACGGCTGAACAGGCGCAGGCCTACAAGCCGCGACTGCGGGCTTTCGAATACATGTTCGACATGCTCGGCTGCGGCCCCGAAGACGTCGTGCACTGCTCGTCTTCCTTCCGCTATGACCACATGTCGGCCAATGATATCGGCATCAAGAATAAGGTATGGGTGAACCGCGGCCACGAACCTGCCAACCCGTTCTATGGTTACGTCGAGATCGCCGACATTTCCGGCTTGCCGGGTGTTTTTGGCCTCTAA
- a CDS encoding GNAT family N-acetyltransferase produces the protein MQTRQIDIAAFGPEHLDAAVALSRQAGWPHRPEDWQMALALSEGAVAIEGDRVVGTVLVTRYKEESATINMVIVDESLRGRGLGRRLMDAALGLSAGRPLRLTATEDGLPLYQKLGFRETGRVLQHQGIADKIATPAITSAATSPDLSAIAEIDRQAFGADRSDLIAYLADVGTFAVIRRGNRIVGFSVLRSFGRGEVIGPVVAGNLEDAKALVAHFIALRPGRFLRVDITGVIDLSDWLAVWGLGHVGGGVAMMKPPIARADSVPNIFALASQALG, from the coding sequence ATGCAGACACGTCAAATCGATATTGCCGCTTTCGGCCCCGAACATCTGGATGCCGCCGTCGCCCTTTCGCGGCAGGCCGGTTGGCCTCATCGCCCCGAGGACTGGCAGATGGCGCTTGCCTTGAGCGAAGGCGCGGTCGCGATCGAGGGCGACAGGGTCGTAGGCACGGTTCTCGTGACGCGCTACAAGGAAGAAAGCGCTACGATCAACATGGTCATTGTCGACGAGTCCCTGCGCGGCCGCGGTCTTGGCCGGCGGCTCATGGACGCCGCTCTCGGCCTTTCCGCTGGGCGCCCGCTGCGGCTCACAGCGACAGAAGACGGCTTGCCGCTCTATCAAAAGCTCGGATTTCGCGAGACCGGGCGGGTGCTGCAGCACCAGGGCATTGCCGATAAAATTGCCACTCCGGCGATCACGTCTGCGGCGACGTCGCCCGATCTCTCCGCCATTGCGGAAATAGACCGGCAGGCCTTCGGTGCCGATCGCAGTGATCTGATTGCCTATCTGGCCGATGTCGGTACATTCGCCGTCATCCGGCGCGGCAACCGCATCGTCGGTTTTTCAGTCCTTCGCTCCTTCGGCCGTGGTGAGGTCATCGGCCCTGTCGTGGCCGGGAACCTTGAGGACGCTAAAGCGCTCGTCGCGCACTTCATCGCCCTGCGACCCGGCCGGTTCCTCCGGGTGGATATCACCGGCGTCATCGACCTGTCGGACTGGCTCGCCGTGTGGGGCCTCGGCCACGTTGGCGGGGGCGTTGCCATGATGAAGCCACCGATCGCCCGTGCCGATTCCGTCCCCAACATCTTTGCCCTCGCCAGCCAGGCGCTCGGCTGA